A stretch of Meiothermus sp. QL-1 DNA encodes these proteins:
- a CDS encoding TldD/PmbA family protein — MTFEEARDYLLQKARAMGLEVEVLATEHRELSVRAREGRVEEITQARQGGIGLRVVEGGRTGYAYTEELSPAALDWALEEARENARLQAEAGGFLPQGGPLGQHDLLGEGLSAPLEEKRQKALALEAELRAHPQVAQVGMGGYTERESRTLLASTQGVAGAFRTGYAVLGVSAVMRQGESLKQGWELDFSREFHALEPGRTAQAFLQRTGRLLGARPLKTGRYRAYLEPRAFGPMLVFLGWFMLSAKNVLEGKSPLAGRLGQKVASDLFTLVDDPTLPGGLASRPFDAEGTEARRTVLIEQGVLRTFAHNSETAHRMQTRSTGHASRSYNGVLGVAPSNLLVEPGSGVRLEQGVIIAEVMGLHAGANPISGDFSLQALGLWVEGGEVAYPVENFAVSGNFLELLAQISALGSELEWQPTMAGAVGTPLVEVAELSFAGA; from the coding sequence ATGACCTTTGAAGAGGCTAGGGACTACTTGCTGCAGAAAGCCCGGGCCATGGGCCTGGAGGTCGAGGTGCTGGCTACGGAGCACCGCGAGCTCAGCGTGAGGGCGCGGGAAGGAAGGGTGGAGGAGATCACCCAGGCCCGCCAGGGAGGGATAGGGCTGCGGGTGGTGGAGGGGGGCAGAACGGGCTACGCCTACACCGAGGAGCTCAGCCCAGCGGCGCTGGACTGGGCGCTGGAGGAGGCCCGGGAAAACGCGCGCTTGCAGGCTGAAGCCGGAGGGTTTTTGCCCCAGGGTGGCCCTTTGGGGCAGCACGACCTTTTGGGGGAGGGGCTTTCGGCCCCGCTGGAGGAGAAGCGGCAGAAGGCCCTGGCCCTGGAGGCTGAGCTCCGGGCCCACCCCCAGGTGGCCCAGGTAGGGATGGGTGGGTACACCGAGCGGGAAAGCCGCACCCTGCTGGCCTCCACCCAGGGGGTGGCGGGGGCTTTCCGCACCGGCTATGCGGTCTTGGGGGTCAGCGCGGTCATGCGCCAGGGGGAGAGCCTAAAGCAGGGCTGGGAGCTCGACTTTTCCAGGGAGTTCCACGCCCTGGAGCCAGGCCGCACCGCCCAGGCCTTTCTCCAGCGCACCGGACGGCTGCTAGGGGCCCGCCCCCTCAAGACCGGGCGTTACCGGGCCTACCTCGAGCCCCGGGCCTTTGGCCCCATGCTGGTCTTCCTGGGCTGGTTCATGCTCTCGGCCAAGAACGTGCTGGAGGGCAAAAGCCCGCTGGCCGGCCGCCTGGGGCAGAAGGTGGCCTCGGACCTCTTCACCCTGGTGGACGACCCCACCCTGCCCGGCGGGCTGGCCTCGCGGCCCTTTGACGCCGAGGGGACCGAGGCCCGGCGCACGGTCTTGATCGAACAGGGGGTTCTTCGCACCTTCGCCCACAACAGCGAGACCGCTCACCGCATGCAGACCAGGAGCACCGGCCACGCCTCGCGCAGCTACAACGGGGTACTGGGGGTGGCCCCCAGCAACCTCCTGGTGGAGCCTGGTTCGGGGGTGCGGCTCGAGCAGGGGGTCATCATCGCCGAGGTTATGGGGCTTCACGCCGGGGCCAACCCCATCTCGGGCGATTTCAGCCTGCAGGCTCTGGGCCTTTGGGTGGAAGGGGGCGAGGTGGCCTATCCGGTGGAGAACTTCGCCGTGTCAGGGAATTTCCTGGAGCTTTTGGCCCAGATTAGCGCGCTGGGGTCGGAGCTCGAGTGGCAACCCACCATGGCGGGCGCGGTGGGAACCCCTTTGGTGGAGGTGGCCGAGCTTTCCTTCGCTGGGGCCTAG
- a CDS encoding (Fe-S)-binding protein — MLTTPEKVAFLLLVLASAYFGGRALLRVYRAIRRGQPEDRFDHLPARVGRALWQTLTMQTVFKKRPWVSLLHAFVFYGFVFYLSVNLVDVLEGLFPFKAQGGFWNGYNLVADLLTALILVGITGLLVRRYSSAGRRTFSWNPRTPLHERVRQGIPTDSAIVGGFILFHVGSRLMHKSVQAAHLEPDPYQPVAALFSNLFLWVDLDALVVLEHIFWWFAIGSILVFIPYFARSKHIHLFLAPLNLAFKKEKPGALLPIAKDFEALEKMEKFGVAKLEDFTWPRLLDAYSCIMCNRCQEVCPAYTTGKALSPAAILISERYELNRILPEFAAGKESPRPLMDFAMNEESIWACTTCNACVEVCPVGNEPMLHILDVRREQVMMQGAFPSQLNNAFKGMERNGNPWNLGADKRLAWAEGLPFEVKTLAQNPEAEVLYWVGCAPAYDPRAQKTARAFAQVLHEAGVSWAVLGREEKCTGDAARRAGNEFLFMQLALENVETLNAAMAAKPRTIVTTCPHCFHTLASEYKDFGGHYTVKHHTEFIAELIGAKQLELLPMAGEVTYHDPCYLGRHNGILEPPRQVLAAAGLRLKEPPRHGRESFCCGAGGAQFWKEEEPGEERVSTHRYRELKATGAATIAVGCPFCMQMMNVETTQEPEGQAPRVLDIAELVVQSLKPRAAEGAAD; from the coding sequence ATGCTGACCACGCCCGAAAAAGTAGCCTTCCTGCTTTTAGTGCTGGCCTCAGCCTACTTTGGCGGCCGGGCGCTTTTGCGCGTCTACCGGGCCATCCGCCGCGGCCAACCCGAGGACCGCTTCGACCACCTGCCGGCCCGGGTGGGCCGGGCCCTCTGGCAGACCCTAACCATGCAGACCGTCTTCAAGAAGCGGCCCTGGGTGAGCCTGCTGCACGCCTTCGTGTTCTACGGTTTCGTCTTTTACCTGAGCGTGAACCTGGTGGACGTGCTCGAGGGCCTCTTCCCCTTCAAGGCCCAGGGGGGCTTCTGGAACGGCTACAACCTGGTGGCCGACCTCCTCACCGCGCTTATTCTGGTGGGCATCACCGGGCTGCTGGTGCGGCGCTACTCCAGCGCTGGGCGCAGAACTTTTAGCTGGAACCCCAGGACCCCCCTGCACGAGCGGGTGCGCCAGGGCATTCCCACCGATAGCGCCATCGTGGGGGGCTTCATCCTCTTCCACGTGGGCAGCCGCCTCATGCACAAGTCGGTCCAGGCCGCTCACCTCGAGCCCGACCCCTACCAGCCGGTGGCCGCGCTTTTCTCCAACCTCTTCCTCTGGGTGGATCTGGATGCCCTTGTGGTGCTGGAGCACATCTTTTGGTGGTTCGCCATCGGCTCCATCCTGGTCTTCATCCCTTACTTTGCCCGCTCCAAGCATATCCACCTCTTCCTGGCCCCTTTGAACCTGGCCTTCAAGAAGGAGAAGCCAGGGGCCCTTCTGCCCATCGCCAAGGACTTCGAGGCGCTAGAGAAGATGGAGAAGTTCGGGGTGGCCAAGCTGGAGGACTTCACCTGGCCCCGCCTGCTGGACGCCTATAGCTGCATCATGTGCAACCGCTGCCAGGAGGTTTGCCCGGCCTACACCACCGGCAAGGCCCTCTCGCCGGCGGCCATTCTGATCAGCGAGCGCTACGAACTCAACCGGATCCTGCCCGAGTTCGCCGCCGGCAAGGAGAGCCCTCGCCCCCTGATGGACTTCGCCATGAATGAGGAGTCCATCTGGGCCTGCACCACCTGCAACGCCTGTGTGGAGGTCTGTCCGGTGGGCAACGAGCCCATGCTGCACATCCTGGACGTGCGGCGCGAGCAGGTGATGATGCAGGGGGCCTTCCCCAGCCAGCTCAACAACGCCTTCAAGGGCATGGAGCGCAACGGCAACCCCTGGAACCTGGGGGCCGACAAGCGGCTGGCCTGGGCCGAGGGGCTGCCCTTCGAGGTCAAGACCCTGGCGCAGAACCCCGAGGCCGAGGTGCTCTACTGGGTGGGCTGTGCGCCGGCCTACGACCCCCGGGCGCAGAAGACCGCCCGGGCATTTGCCCAGGTCCTCCACGAGGCGGGGGTGAGCTGGGCGGTGCTGGGCAGGGAGGAGAAGTGCACCGGGGACGCGGCGCGCCGGGCCGGCAACGAGTTTTTGTTCATGCAGCTTGCCCTCGAGAACGTCGAGACCCTGAACGCGGCCATGGCGGCCAAGCCCAGGACCATCGTCACCACCTGCCCCCACTGCTTCCACACCCTGGCGAGTGAGTACAAGGACTTTGGCGGGCACTACACGGTGAAGCACCACACCGAGTTCATCGCCGAGCTGATCGGAGCCAAGCAGCTCGAGCTTTTACCCATGGCCGGCGAGGTCACCTACCACGACCCCTGCTACCTGGGGCGGCACAACGGCATTCTGGAGCCCCCCCGCCAGGTGCTGGCGGCCGCTGGGCTCAGGCTCAAAGAGCCCCCTCGCCATGGCCGGGAGAGTTTTTGCTGTGGGGCGGGCGGGGCGCAGTTTTGGAAGGAGGAGGAGCCCGGGGAGGAGCGGGTCTCCACCCACCGCTACCGCGAGCTCAAGGCTACGGGTGCGGCCACCATTGCGGTGGGCTGCCCCTTCTGCATGCAGATGATGAACGTGGAGACCACCCAGGAGCCCGAAGGCCAGGCCCCCCGGGTGCTGGATATCGCTGAGCTGGTGGTGCAGAGCCTCAAACCCAGGGCCGCAGAGGGCGCTGCCGACTAG
- a CDS encoding pyridoxal phosphate-dependent aminotransferase, protein MRGLSDRVRALKPSATVAVNAKAMALRRQGVDLIAMTAGEPDFDTPAFVKEAAIRALAAGKTKYAPPAGIPELREAISAKFKRENGLDIPPEATVVTVGGKQALFNLFQAILNPGDEVIVIGPYWVSYPEMVRFAEGVPVEVRTGPESGFIPDPAEIEHRITARTKAIVVNSPGNPTGAVYPKEVLVAIAELANKYDLYIVSDEIYEHLIYEGEHFSPGLVAPERTITVNGAAKAFAMTGWRIGYAGGPREVIQGIIDVSSQSTTSPDTIAQWAMVEALNNVEEAQKFIQMAREAYRARREIIVEGLNALGLPTPRVSGAFYVLSDVSRIHPDEGQAALRLLEEARVAVVPGTDFAAPRHVRFSYATGEAQIQEALRRIAAIL, encoded by the coding sequence ATGCGAGGCCTCTCTGACCGCGTCCGAGCCCTGAAGCCCTCCGCCACGGTGGCGGTCAACGCCAAGGCCATGGCGCTTCGCCGCCAGGGGGTAGACCTAATCGCCATGACCGCCGGGGAACCCGACTTCGACACCCCGGCCTTCGTCAAGGAGGCCGCCATCCGGGCCCTGGCTGCGGGCAAGACCAAGTACGCCCCCCCAGCCGGCATCCCCGAGCTGCGCGAGGCCATCAGCGCCAAGTTCAAGCGGGAGAACGGCCTCGATATCCCCCCCGAGGCCACCGTGGTCACGGTGGGGGGTAAGCAGGCCCTTTTCAACCTTTTCCAGGCCATCCTCAACCCGGGCGACGAGGTGATCGTGATCGGCCCTTACTGGGTGAGCTACCCGGAGATGGTCCGCTTTGCCGAAGGGGTGCCGGTGGAGGTGCGCACAGGGCCGGAGTCGGGCTTCATCCCCGACCCAGCCGAAATCGAGCACCGCATCACGGCCCGCACCAAGGCCATCGTGGTCAACTCGCCGGGCAACCCCACGGGCGCGGTCTACCCCAAGGAGGTGCTCGTGGCCATCGCTGAGCTGGCCAACAAATACGACCTCTATATCGTTTCCGACGAGATTTACGAACACCTCATCTACGAGGGGGAGCACTTCTCGCCCGGCCTGGTGGCCCCTGAGCGCACCATTACCGTGAACGGTGCGGCCAAGGCCTTCGCCATGACCGGCTGGCGCATCGGTTACGCCGGCGGCCCCAGGGAGGTCATCCAGGGCATCATCGACGTCTCCAGCCAGTCCACCACCAGCCCCGACACCATCGCCCAGTGGGCCATGGTGGAGGCTTTGAACAATGTAGAGGAGGCGCAGAAGTTCATCCAGATGGCCCGCGAGGCCTACCGGGCCCGGCGGGAAATCATCGTGGAGGGCCTAAACGCCCTGGGCCTGCCCACCCCCCGGGTGAGCGGGGCCTTCTATGTGCTCTCCGACGTCTCGCGCATCCACCCCGACGAGGGCCAGGCGGCTTTGCGCCTTCTGGAAGAGGCCCGGGTGGCGGTGGTGCCCGGCACCGATTTCGCTGCTCCCCGCCACGTGCGCTTTAGCTACGCTACCGGCGAGGCCCAGATTCAAGAGGCCCTGCGGCGTATCGCGGCCATCCTATAG
- a CDS encoding ABC transporter substrate-binding protein, which translates to MKRFLSLILLGGLALAQTEITFWHSMDGPAERAINQFASAFNAAQRTYRVTPRLIGDYREGETRLLAALRAGGAPVMFQAEILLFPRLVAEGVVLPLDELAAGLPKAFTDDLFEAAWEYGLINNRRYGLPFNTSTPVLYFNESQLRARDLRVPTNWREFEQVARALTSRSAKGFIALTESWTFETQVTSRGGNLVTPDGRPNFTSKEVVEALEFLQRLGREGITSVRNLSEAFFAQTDFIRTRGMMVMASIANWPAAENASFAFRLGVAPIPREPGGKVPLGGAQLVVLRGASLEQQRGAFEFWRFLMEPQNIKTWVEASYYVPLRKSATPLLEGFYRENPYRKVAFEQVAVAQPRPRVPQFAVWRNFLEEALEKALKGNTPARQALEEAQRKAEAVR; encoded by the coding sequence ATGAAGCGTTTTCTCTCCCTGATTCTCCTGGGCGGGCTTGCACTAGCCCAGACCGAGATCACCTTCTGGCACAGCATGGACGGCCCGGCCGAGCGGGCCATCAACCAGTTTGCCAGCGCCTTCAATGCCGCACAGCGCACCTACCGGGTCACCCCGCGCCTGATTGGCGACTACCGAGAGGGGGAGACCCGCCTCCTGGCTGCCCTCAGGGCCGGGGGGGCGCCGGTCATGTTTCAGGCCGAGATCCTGCTTTTCCCCCGCCTGGTGGCCGAGGGGGTGGTGCTGCCCCTGGACGAGCTGGCAGCCGGTCTGCCCAAAGCCTTCACCGACGACCTTTTCGAGGCAGCCTGGGAGTACGGCCTCATCAACAACCGCCGCTACGGCCTGCCCTTCAACACCTCCACCCCGGTGCTCTACTTCAACGAAAGCCAGCTTCGGGCCAGGGACCTCAGGGTGCCCACCAACTGGCGGGAGTTCGAGCAGGTTGCTCGAGCCCTGACCAGCCGCAGCGCAAAGGGGTTTATCGCGCTTACTGAGTCCTGGACCTTCGAAACCCAGGTCACAAGCCGCGGAGGCAATCTGGTCACCCCAGACGGACGGCCCAACTTCACCTCCAAAGAGGTGGTGGAGGCCCTGGAGTTCCTCCAGCGCCTGGGGCGCGAGGGCATCACCAGCGTGCGCAACCTCTCCGAAGCCTTCTTCGCCCAGACCGACTTCATCCGCACCAGGGGGATGATGGTGATGGCCTCCATCGCCAACTGGCCTGCTGCCGAGAACGCCTCGTTTGCCTTCAGGCTTGGGGTGGCCCCCATTCCGCGCGAGCCGGGGGGCAAGGTGCCTCTGGGCGGGGCCCAGTTGGTGGTGCTGCGCGGGGCCAGCCTAGAACAGCAAAGGGGGGCTTTTGAGTTCTGGCGCTTCTTGATGGAACCGCAGAACATCAAGACCTGGGTGGAGGCCAGCTACTATGTGCCCCTGCGCAAGTCGGCCACCCCCCTGCTGGAGGGCTTCTACCGCGAGAACCCCTACCGCAAGGTGGCCTTCGAGCAGGTGGCGGTGGCCCAGCCCCGCCCCCGGGTACCCCAGTTTGCGGTGTGGCGCAACTTCCTGGAAGAAGCCCTGGAAAAAGCCCTCAAGGGCAACACCCCAGCCCGGCAGGCCCTGGAAGAAGCCCAGCGCAAGGCCGAGGCCGTGCGATAA
- a CDS encoding UDP-N-acetylmuramoyl-L-alanyl-D-glutamate--2,6-diaminopimelate ligase: MPTLAELFALWGQPAPALEVRGITHDSRQVAPGFVFVALPGVPLPSRKPLDGHDYIPEALARGAVAVVGARALELPVPYLQVDDPRAALADLAAAFHGHPARRLGLLGVTGSKGKTTVVALLHHLLQSARPPVGRLSTVGVRVGEEEDFLPGHFTTPEAPQVQALLHRFVAAGCRMAVLEVSSHALALDRVRGLGYEVGVFTNLYEDHLDLHGSMAAYFAEKKKLLDRSNFAVVNSDNPWTRSLLGRPRTWSYGAQGHWRAERVVEERGGLYFEVCSPLGRFAVELPMLGRFNVENALAAMAAAAWVGLSPAEMQAALARFPGVPGRMQLIQAEPFRVVVDFAHTGASLERALQTLRPTTPGRLVVVIGAAGNQDPSRRTSIGRVAAQLADLAIFTEEDHRTEPLEAILKAMAEAHGDPRRHVLVPDRRAAIRYAIGLARPGDTLLFSGKGHERTLERGLEVLPWNEVDEVRQALSAL; encoded by the coding sequence ATGCCCACCCTGGCCGAGCTCTTCGCGCTGTGGGGCCAGCCGGCGCCCGCGCTGGAGGTCAGGGGCATCACGCACGACTCGCGCCAGGTGGCCCCCGGCTTCGTCTTCGTGGCCCTGCCGGGGGTGCCGCTGCCGAGCCGGAAGCCCCTGGACGGGCACGACTACATTCCCGAGGCGCTGGCCCGGGGGGCGGTGGCGGTGGTAGGGGCCCGCGCCCTGGAGCTGCCGGTGCCCTATCTGCAGGTGGACGACCCGCGGGCCGCCCTGGCAGATTTGGCCGCAGCTTTCCACGGCCACCCGGCCCGGCGGCTAGGGCTTCTGGGGGTGACGGGCTCTAAAGGCAAGACCACCGTGGTGGCCCTGCTGCACCACCTGCTCCAGTCGGCCAGGCCCCCGGTGGGGCGGCTTTCCACTGTGGGGGTGCGGGTAGGGGAGGAGGAGGACTTCCTTCCCGGCCACTTCACCACCCCGGAGGCCCCCCAGGTGCAGGCCTTGCTCCACCGCTTTGTGGCGGCGGGCTGCCGGATGGCGGTGCTGGAGGTGAGCAGCCACGCTCTGGCCCTTGATCGGGTGCGGGGGCTTGGCTACGAGGTGGGGGTGTTCACCAACCTCTACGAGGACCACCTCGACCTGCACGGCAGCATGGCCGCGTACTTTGCCGAAAAGAAGAAGTTGCTGGACCGCTCCAATTTCGCCGTGGTCAATAGCGACAACCCCTGGACCCGCAGCCTGCTTGGGCGCCCGCGCACCTGGAGCTACGGGGCCCAGGGCCACTGGCGGGCCGAGCGGGTGGTGGAGGAAAGGGGGGGGCTTTACTTTGAGGTTTGCTCGCCCCTGGGCCGCTTTGCGGTAGAGCTGCCCATGCTGGGGCGTTTCAACGTCGAAAATGCCCTGGCCGCCATGGCCGCGGCGGCCTGGGTAGGGCTTTCGCCGGCTGAGATGCAGGCGGCGTTGGCCCGCTTTCCAGGGGTACCGGGCCGGATGCAGCTCATCCAGGCCGAGCCTTTCCGGGTGGTGGTGGATTTCGCGCATACCGGGGCCAGCCTGGAGCGGGCCCTTCAGACCCTGCGCCCCACCACCCCGGGGCGGCTGGTGGTGGTGATCGGCGCGGCGGGGAACCAGGACCCCTCGCGCCGCACGAGCATCGGTCGGGTGGCCGCCCAATTGGCCGATTTGGCCATCTTCACCGAGGAGGACCACCGCACCGAGCCCTTGGAGGCCATCCTAAAGGCCATGGCCGAGGCCCACGGCGACCCTCGTCGGCACGTGCTGGTGCCCGACCGGCGGGCCGCCATCCGCTATGCCATTGGGCTGGCCCGGCCCGGGGATACCCTGCTTTTCAGCGGCAAGGGCCACGAGCGCACCCTCGAGCGCGGCCTGGAGGTGCTGCCCTGGAACGAGGTGGATGAGGTGCGCCAAGCGCTTTCGGCGCTATAG
- a CDS encoding DUF402 domain-containing protein yields MYSLGETLRVEFWKYPSLTLHYWWEARVVEQREEGLLVHMPLGFTFHHESKKRTLRVPHQAYVAFFVGRWYSGGPDLDAEGRVLEYYWNIQTPPRFEPKRIWQYDLEIDVKCRADHTCQVFDLEEFAAKASLYPPGWVEEALRAVGQVERHMRRQEWPVRPPGAARDWLERL; encoded by the coding sequence ATGTACTCGCTGGGCGAGACCCTGCGCGTTGAGTTCTGGAAATACCCCTCCCTCACCCTCCACTACTGGTGGGAGGCCCGGGTGGTGGAGCAGCGCGAGGAGGGGTTGCTGGTCCATATGCCCTTGGGCTTTACCTTCCATCACGAGAGCAAGAAGCGGACGCTGCGGGTGCCCCACCAGGCCTACGTGGCCTTCTTCGTAGGCCGCTGGTACTCGGGGGGGCCGGACCTGGACGCCGAGGGGCGGGTGCTGGAGTACTACTGGAATATCCAGACCCCCCCGCGCTTCGAGCCGAAGCGCATCTGGCAGTACGACCTGGAGATTGACGTGAAGTGCAGGGCCGACCACACCTGCCAGGTCTTCGACCTGGAGGAGTTCGCCGCCAAGGCTTCCCTTTACCCCCCGGGCTGGGTGGAGGAGGCCCTGCGGGCGGTGGGCCAGGTGGAGCGGCACATGCGGCGGCAGGAATGGCCGGTGCGGCCCCCGGGGGCGGCGCGGGACTGGCTGGAGCGGCTCTAG
- a CDS encoding ABC transporter ATP-binding protein has protein sequence MAKIKLEHVYKRYGNKVTAVRDFNLETEDGEFVVFVGPSGCGKTTTLRMIAGLEEITEGKLYIGDRLVNDVPPKDRDIAMVFQNYALYPHMNVYENMAFGLRLRRYPKDEIDRRVKEAARILKIEHLLQRKPRELSGGQRQRVAMGRAIVREPKVFLMDEPLSNLDAKLRVEMRAEIAKLQRRLGVTTIYVTHDQVEAMTLGQRIVVMKDGEIQQVDTPLNLYDFPANRFVAGFIGSPSMNFIRSRVLVEGGSVYFTGDGFKVRADGALASSLLPYSGKEVWMGIRPEHIGLKGWTSIPEGENVVRVQVEVVEPLGADTEVHAEVGGHTLTAKVDGHAMVLPGDTVELLIDTGKLHAFEVEGQEKAIGHAMAQDARSVTRV, from the coding sequence ATGGCGAAAATCAAGCTCGAGCACGTCTACAAGCGCTACGGCAACAAGGTGACGGCAGTCCGAGACTTCAACCTGGAGACCGAGGATGGGGAGTTCGTGGTCTTCGTGGGGCCCTCGGGCTGCGGCAAGACCACCACCCTGCGCATGATTGCAGGGCTGGAGGAGATCACCGAGGGCAAGCTCTACATCGGCGACCGCCTGGTGAACGATGTCCCCCCCAAGGACCGGGACATCGCCATGGTCTTCCAGAACTACGCCCTCTACCCCCACATGAACGTCTACGAGAACATGGCCTTCGGGCTGCGCCTCAGGCGCTACCCCAAGGACGAGATTGACCGCCGGGTGAAGGAGGCGGCCCGCATCCTCAAGATTGAGCACCTCCTCCAGCGCAAGCCCCGGGAGCTCTCGGGCGGGCAGCGGCAGCGGGTGGCCATGGGCCGGGCCATCGTGCGGGAGCCCAAGGTCTTCCTCATGGACGAGCCCCTCTCCAACCTGGACGCCAAGCTCCGGGTGGAGATGCGGGCCGAGATCGCCAAGCTGCAAAGGCGGCTTGGGGTGACCACCATCTACGTGACCCACGACCAGGTGGAGGCCATGACCCTGGGCCAGCGCATCGTGGTGATGAAGGACGGGGAGATCCAGCAGGTGGACACCCCTCTGAACCTCTACGACTTCCCCGCCAACCGTTTTGTGGCTGGCTTCATCGGCAGCCCCTCCATGAACTTCATCCGCTCGAGGGTCCTGGTGGAGGGGGGTAGCGTCTACTTCACAGGGGATGGCTTCAAGGTGCGGGCCGATGGCGCCCTGGCCAGCAGCCTCCTGCCCTACAGCGGCAAGGAGGTCTGGATGGGCATCCGGCCCGAGCACATCGGCCTCAAGGGGTGGACCAGCATCCCAGAGGGGGAGAACGTGGTGCGGGTCCAGGTGGAGGTGGTGGAGCCCCTGGGGGCCGATACCGAGGTGCATGCCGAGGTGGGCGGCCATACGCTCACCGCCAAGGTGGACGGGCACGCTATGGTGCTGCCGGGCGATACAGTGGAGCTCTTGATTGACACCGGCAAGCTGCACGCCTTTGAGGTGGAGGGGCAGGAGAAGGCCATTGGCCACGCCATGGCCCAGGACGCGCGCTCGGTGACCCGGGTCTGA
- a CDS encoding TldD/PmbA family protein, producing MLDEALVSEVLQKARAGGADFAELYVERWQRRALRMLSGEVKEATSGIDYGGGLRLFYGLEVVYAYTNDLSPEGLLELVETLVRLRGSAGRVDEQGRGGLDFRKAAAQGLHAPRVPFSAKDKRYRLERLREAEAGAWLAPEIKQVQTQLLEWEQEVLVANSEGVWAEDRRVRTRLVVTAIAQGEGGMQTGTAGPGLSVGLELFDRYPPAEVGRRAAQQALVNLRARPAPAGSMPVVIGNGFGGVLFHEALGHLLETTSVARKTSVLADRLGEEVASPVVTYIDDGTTPHGFGSSEFDDEGRPTERTVLIEKGVLKSYMVDRWGSLLTGYRPTGSGRRQDYTFAPTSRMRNTFIAPSTTPKEKLFEGVEFGLYAADMGGGQVRPGSGEYNFAVKEGYIIRHGRIEEPVRGAILVGKGPESIRRIVAVSDDLETGPGMCGSLSGSLPVEVGQPHLLISEIVVGGQA from the coding sequence ATGCTGGACGAGGCATTGGTGAGCGAGGTGCTGCAGAAAGCCCGCGCGGGCGGGGCCGACTTCGCCGAGCTCTACGTAGAGCGCTGGCAGCGGCGGGCTTTGCGCATGCTTTCGGGCGAGGTGAAGGAGGCCACGAGCGGGATTGACTACGGGGGTGGGCTGCGGCTTTTCTACGGCCTCGAGGTGGTCTACGCCTACACCAACGACCTGAGTCCCGAGGGCCTGCTGGAGCTGGTCGAAACCCTGGTCAGGCTCAGGGGCAGCGCGGGCCGGGTGGATGAGCAGGGTCGGGGCGGGCTCGACTTTCGCAAGGCAGCGGCCCAGGGCCTGCACGCCCCCAGGGTGCCCTTCAGCGCCAAGGATAAGCGCTACCGCCTGGAGCGTCTTCGGGAGGCGGAAGCGGGGGCATGGTTGGCCCCGGAAATAAAACAGGTGCAGACCCAGCTTCTGGAGTGGGAGCAGGAGGTCCTGGTGGCCAACAGCGAGGGGGTATGGGCCGAGGACCGCCGGGTGCGCACCCGGCTGGTTGTAACGGCCATCGCCCAGGGCGAAGGCGGAATGCAAACCGGGACAGCAGGGCCGGGGCTCTCGGTGGGCCTCGAGCTCTTCGACCGCTATCCGCCGGCCGAGGTGGGCCGCCGGGCGGCCCAGCAGGCCCTGGTCAACCTGCGGGCCAGGCCGGCTCCGGCAGGGAGCATGCCGGTGGTGATCGGGAACGGCTTTGGCGGGGTTCTCTTCCACGAGGCTCTGGGCCACCTGCTGGAGACCACCTCGGTGGCCCGCAAGACCAGCGTGCTGGCCGACCGGTTGGGGGAGGAGGTGGCCTCGCCGGTGGTAACCTACATCGACGATGGCACCACCCCCCACGGCTTTGGTTCCTCCGAGTTCGACGACGAGGGGCGCCCCACCGAGCGCACCGTTTTGATCGAGAAAGGGGTGCTCAAAAGCTACATGGTGGACCGCTGGGGCAGCCTGCTCACCGGCTACCGCCCCACCGGCTCGGGCCGCCGCCAGGACTACACCTTCGCCCCCACCAGCCGGATGCGCAACACCTTCATCGCCCCCAGCACCACCCCCAAGGAGAAGCTCTTTGAGGGGGTTGAGTTCGGCCTGTATGCCGCCGACATGGGCGGGGGGCAGGTGCGGCCCGGTTCGGGTGAGTACAACTTTGCCGTCAAGGAGGGCTACATCATCCGCCATGGCCGCATCGAGGAGCCGGTGCGGGGGGCCATCCTGGTGGGCAAGGGGCCTGAGAGCATCCGGCGCATCGTGGCGGTCTCGGACGACCTGGAGACCGGTCCCGGGATGTGCGGCTCCCTTTCGGGCAGCCTGCCGGTGGAGGTGGGCCAGCCCCATCTGCTCATCTCGGAGATCGTGGTGGGGGGACAGGCTTGA